Proteins encoded in a region of the Lycorma delicatula isolate Av1 chromosome 6, ASM4794821v1, whole genome shotgun sequence genome:
- the LOC142326071 gene encoding uncharacterized protein LOC142326071 yields MGKKFTCSECNSSYFYYKNLRKHARKAHPDKISDIAPALKTKKTFQYKCGHCDKQFNHFYNFRYHERQVHNLENGVAFNGQKYKKLKCPLCDDTFPLKKKLYYHIECAHCLNINLDKIRFDSFEQFLKWKENTEKVTLSRYIKEHGSKRERVGNVIKHYFICHRSGHYVPEGKGRRKLKSQGSQKINGTCPASILVNETEHGECNVQYISTHVGHNADIDHLNLTPTERCNIAAEIANNIPFQTILEKAHNSVSDSELSRIKLLKKKDLYNIKSSFNLHSKQLSNKKSVLIKDNLSSLLDKLNENNDIGVLFCKLQGTLHERHPELKSDDFLIIIMSNSQSEILMKYGTDFICIDRTHDLNSYGYELISLFTICSNKQGYPCAFLIANRCDQSTLSIFFEYIKSQTGKLSTKIFMSDREEYFLNTWTLKMNEPTMKLYCSWLLEKEWRENILKIKNTNKQNDMYKTIITLMQEQIDVAFEIKLQIAIEHFSHDPDTAEFGKYFTENFSKNINCWAFCYRLNSIVSINPVIERLHKSIKYIYSQGKNSKQLDKAIYSLVSLSDKVTNSIVSINENKLKSLTKEIQARHRASLKLVTDLLTEEENGWKIQSTTDLKEVYYIKNNISHCNCQLICEECKTCIHKYICSCIDCDVKLNMCKHIHLICHYLNSEQNNCNNSERVIEAVITDDSFTIPIESEVVISETGEILVQLRENECTQVTNVLNLKSNCNSVPDESEKEKVKQDFIELVDNISSESEFEIIKEHVTSLKDILNALQSQTICINTDEPGEDDDQKTIIMHEDSKRVITESNIFPLKKIKTTHGTILKTSDLDNFKNITMTLLS; encoded by the coding sequence GATAAAATAAGTGACATTGCTCCAGCTCTTAAAACTAAAAAGACGTTTCAGTACAAGTGTGGTCATTGTGATAAGCagttcaatcatttttataattttagatatcaTGAACGTCAAGTACATAATTTGGAAAATGGTGTTGCTTTTAATggacaaaaatataagaaattgaaGTGTCCTTTATGTGATGATACATTTcccttgaaaaagaaattatattatcatattgAATGTGCccattgtttaaatataaatttagataaaattagatTTGATTCATTCGAAcagtttttgaagtggaaggaaaATACTGAAAAGGTAACATTATCTCGATACATTAAGGAGCATGGGTCAAAGAGGGAAAGGGTAGGTAATGTTATTAAACACTATTTTATATGTCATCGTTCCGGGCATTATGTCCCAGAAGGTAAGGGCAGACGAAAACTAAAAAGTCAAGGCAGTCAAAAAATTAATGGAACATGCCCTGCAAGCATATTAGTGAATGAAACTGAACATGGTGAATGTAATGTTCAATATATATCTACTCATGTTGGCCATAATGCTGACATAGACCATTTAAATCTTACACCAACTGAAAGATGTAACATAGCAGCTGAAATTGCAAATAACATTCCTTTCCAAACAATATTAGAAAAAGCTCATAATTCAGTTTCTGATTCAGAattaagtagaataaaattattgaagaaaaaagatctttacaacataaaaagcagttttaatttacattccaAACAGTTATCCAATAAAAAGTCAGTattaataaaagacaatctttCATCACTTTtggataaattaaatgaaaacaatgacATTGGTGTCTTATTTTGTAAACTCCAAGGTACTCTACATGAAAGACATCCAGAATTAAAAagtgatgattttttaattattattatgagtaattcacaaagtgaaattttaatgaaatatggaactgattttatttgtattgataGAACTCATGATTTAAATAGTTATGGATATGAATTGATTTCACTTTTTACAATATGCAGTAATAAACAAGGATACCCTTGTGCCTTTTTAATTGCCAACAGATGTGACCAAAgtacattatctattttttttgagTATATTAAATCACAAACAGGTAAATTatccacaaaaatatttatgtctgatagagaagagtattttttaaatacttggactttaaaaatgaatgaaccCACAATGAAACTGTACTGTTCATGGCTCTTAGAAAAGGAGTGGAgagaaaatatacttaaaatcaaaaatacaaataaacaaaatgatatgTATAAAACTATAATCACTTTAATGCAAGAACAAATTGATGTTGCATTTGAAATTAAGTTACAAATTGCGATTGAGCACTTCAGTCATGATCCCGATACAGCTGAATTCGgcaaatattttacagaaaattttagtaaaaatattaattgttggGCGTTTTGTTACAGGTTGAACAGTATTGTTAGTATAAATCCAGTTATTGAACGTTtacataaatctataaaatatatttattcgcaGGGTAAAAATTCCAAGCAGTTAGATAAAGCTATATATTCACTGGTATCTCTAAGTGACAAAGTTACAAACAGTATAgtttctataaatgaaaataaactaaaatctttAACTAAAGAAATTCAAGCTCGACATAGAGCCAGTCTTAAATTAGTTACAGATTTGTTAACAGAAGAAGAAAATGGTTGGAAAATACAGTCTACAACTGatttaaaagaagtttattatattaaaaataatatatcacatTGTAATTGTCAGTTAATATGTGAAGAGTGCAAAACttgcatacataaatatatatgcagTTGCATAGATTGCGATGTTAAATTGAATATGTGTAAGCATATCCATTTGATTTGCCACTATCTAAATTCTGAacagaataattgtaataattctgAGAGAGTAATTGAAGCTGTTATCACAGATGATAGTTTTACAATTCCAATTGAAAGTGAAGTTGTTATTAGTGAAACTGGTGAAATATTAGTACAGTTGAGAGAAAATGAATGTACACAAGTGACAAATGTATTAAACTTAAAATCTAATTGTAACAGTGTACCTGatgaaagtgaaaaagaaaaagttaaacagGATTTTATTGAATTGGTGGATAATATATCGTCAGAAagtgaatttgaaattattaaagaacATGTTACATCATTAAAAGACATTTTAAATGCCTTGCAGTCACAGACTATTTGTATTAATACTGATGAACCAGGGGAAGATGATGATCAGAAAACAATTATAATGCATGAAGATAGCAAAAGAGTTATTACCGAAAGTAACATTTTTCCTTTAAAGAAGATTAAAACAACTCAtggtacaattttaaaaactagtgATCTTGACAACTTTAAGAATATTACTATGACTTTGCTTAGTTAA